The genomic window CCATGACGATTCCGATGCCGAAGACGTAACCGCCGACGATGGTGCCCGACCAGGGGAAAGCGCCGGCGTCATAGCTGAACTGACCGGCGGCAATCAGGATATACACGCCGAGGCTCTGAATCGCGATAGCAATTAACAAGGCGTAGAACAGGCGATTATTTTTGGCCAGATACATATCACGAAAACCGCCCGTCAGGCAGAATCGTCCCCGTTGCATAACAAAGCCGAGTAGCACACCGCAAAGGAGTCCGGTGAAAAGTTTTTGCAGCATAATTAATGTTCAACATCAAAACAATAAGGATGATTAATTATTCCCCTCACATTTACAGCCTTCCAATAGCCAAACACCATACTATATAAAGAAAAAATATTTCCCCCTCCACCGAGCAGATATCTACGGTTTAATCGCCGCGACGCTCCGTCGCCTGCAGCCGTTGGCGCCAGGGCGCCTGGGCCGAAATTGTTCCTGCATCATCCGCATAAACGCGCGCGTCCGCTCCGGCAACCCCGCGCCCTGATGGGTAAGCGCCACGACGTTGGTGTCGGGCGGGTGCCAGTCTGGCAACAGTGGCACCAGTTTTCCCTCCTCCAGGGCATCGGCCACGTCCCACTCCGAGCGCATGATGATCCCCAGCCCCTCCACTGCCCATTGGCGGATCACTTCTCCATCGTTGCTGATAAGTATCGGCTGAATGCGAATATTTACCGTAGTGCGCCGTGCCGCGCGATAAACGCCGGCGAGGCGCAGAGGATGCGCCGGTTAGGGGCGATGTAATGGCTTATCAGACTCGACGAGTGCAGTTCGCCAATATGAATAACCAAATCGCTCCGATCGCTGCTGGCGACCAGAGGTTGACGGAGAGTGTCATCCTGATATCCACGTCGGGATAGCGCTGGCGAAAGGCGGCGACCACCGACACAACATAGCGCCGGCCGAAACCAAACGGTGCATTAATGGCGAGCCGGCCGACTATACCGTGGCGGCGGGCGTGCAGCGCCTCCATCAGCCCGGCGATCTCCTCGATAATGCCGGCGCTGCGCCGTCAGGGCTGCGATCTGAAAATTATTGTCGATAACGCCGCGTCGGTATTGATCCAGCAGAAGACGAGTTATTAACGGTGGGAGGCTATTACATGACAGCGGCGCCGTCGTAGGCGGCGTACTGACCCATGCCGGCTCGAGCTATGAACTGCATTCGCCGGAAAAACTTGCCGCCCTGGCGGAACAAGAGCGCGCCGGCGCGGTGCTGGCCGCCAATCGACTGCGTCAAGCTGGGATCCCTTGTAAACAGGTCAGTGTGGGTTTGACCCCCACCGCCTTTGCCGCGCAGCAATTGACGGACGTGAGTGAGGTGCGCGCCGGGGTCTATGCTTTTTTCGATTTGGTGATGCACAACGTCGGCGTGTGCGAACTGGATGAGATTGCTTTAAGCGTGTTAACCACGGTCATCGGCCACCAGCAGGAGAAAGGCTGGATTATGGTGGATGCCGGCTGGATGGGACGCCCTTCGCCGGCTTTACCGTTATCGGCACCAATCAGGAGCACGGCATCATTGCCGCCGAGCCTGGCCAGGCTGCGGCCGATATTACCACCTTGTTCCCCTTGGGCGCGCAACTACGCATTTTGCCCAATCACGCCTGCGCCACCGGCGCGCAGCACGCGGTGTTTTACGCCTGCGATAAGCAGGGCTTCACCACGCCCTGGGCACGGCTCCAGGGCTGGTAAGACGCCCGCGTCACGCAGACGACGGCGCCGGCGCGGCGAAAGCACTGAACGCAGCGGGCCTATGAGCGCTGCGCAAACATGGGTCGCAGCGAAAGCATTAACGACCTCGAAAGCAAGGATTTGCCGACGTGACACCGTCGGCCAACGGGAAAGGCTACCCGAAGGTAAGCAGTTGAGGTTCAAACGATGACTTATTAATTTACTTTGGGAGGGGCAATCATGCAGCACAATATCACCGTAAGTCCGGCGCAAAACGCACCAGCGACAAAGCGCCATCGAAACACCGGGACCCCTCAATCCCTATGTTCTCTTGTTCATCATGCTGGTGATTACCGCCGCGGCGACCTGGATCGTTCCTCCTGGTGAATTCGAGCATGTCCTGCGCGAGGGGTAAAGTTTGCCGTTCCGGGCAGCCTCCCCATCTGTCGCACGCAGCGGTATCGTTCCGGGAACGTTGTTTACCTTTATCGCCGAAGCATGGTCAAATCCGCGCCGATTATTTTCCTTATCCTGTTTACCGGCGGCACGGCGGAAAGGCAGTAGCGATACGGTCATCATTCTCAGCGTCTGCGCGGTCTTCTCGGTGCCGGGCACCACCGGTGTCGTCATCAACTCGGTGGTGAAGTTTATTCCGTTAGGCATGCTCCTGGCTCGCTCGATGAACCTGCCGCGTATCTTTGGCGTCGGCCTGATTTATCTGGGCACCTATGCCAGCTTCAACGCCGCCATCATTAATCCCGGCACCACCGGACTGGCCCAACGTCTGGCCGAGCTGCCGCTGTTTTCTGGCATGGGGTTTCGCCTCGGGATTTATCTGGCTTTTGCCCTCTGCGCAATCGTTTTCCTTGCACTTTATGCCCGCCGTTGTCGACGCGATGGGCTTACCAATGAAGACCCGAGCGCACAGCAGCACATTACCGCGCAAATCTCGACCTCCCACTGGCTTATCCTGGCATTTACCGCCCTCGCCCTTATGACATTTATCTATAGCGCGGTTAATTACGTCTGGTCAGAAAATGAAATGTCGGCGATGTTTGTCATCGTAGCACTCGGCGTCGGCCTCATTGCCCGTATGCGCGGCGGCGCTATCGCCGACACGTTTTTACAAGGCTGCGCCCAGCTGATTCCCGGCGCGCTGATAGTCGGGCTGGCGCGAGCCATTGCGCTGGTGCTGGGCATAGGCACATTCTCGATACTCTCGTTAACGCCATTGCCGGCCTGCTGGCGCCGTTAAATGAAATGTTCGCCGCCGTGGTAATGCACATCGCCATTTCCTCCGATTCGGGTGAGTCGGCTGCGCTGGTGCCGCTGTATGTCCCGCTGGGCGATGCGTTGCACATCACTCGTCAGGTGACGGTTGAAACCATTCTCCTTGGCGAAGGAGTCATCAATTCGGTCAATCCCACCTCCGGGGTCATGATGGCCGTGCTGGCCATTGACCGCATCGGCTATGGCCAGTGGCTGCGTTTCGTCTTTCCTCTTACGCTACTGTGGCTGGTGATTTCCATTATCGCCATCATTATTGGCGTGCAAATCCAATGGGGTCCCTTTTAAGCCGCGCCAACGACAGGAAGAATGCCATGACACCACCTTTAAACGGCGCCACGGTGGCGGATCTCTCCCCCTGGCACGACGAGCTAATCGCTTTGCGACACCATTTTCACCAACACCCTGAGCTGGCGTTTGAAGAACACCACACCGCCGCTACCATCGCGCGACAGCCCGGCGAATACAGCTATCAGGTCACCACCGGCGTCGCGGGCACGGGGGGCGTCTCCACCCTGCGACTGGGCGATGCTAACCGCGCCATCGGTCTGCGCGCCGATATGGATGCCTTACCGATAAGCGAAGAAAATACCTTCGATTACCAAAGCAGTGAGTCCGGTAAAATGCATGCCTGCGGCCACGACGGCCACATGACCATGCTTCTGGGTGCGGCGCGCTATCTGGCCGCCACACGCCGCTTTAACGGTACCCTGCATGTCATTTTCCAGCCGGCGGAGGAGCGCGGTTTCGACAGCGGTGCGCAAAGAATGGTCGCAGAAGGGCTGTTCGACCGCTTTCCTTGCGACGCCGTGTTTGCCATGCATAATCATCCCGGCCGGCCCTGCGGACAACTGATGAGCCGCCGCGGCCAGTTTATGGCCGCCGGCGACCGGGTATTCATTACCGTTCGCGGCATGGGCGGTTATGCGGCGCGCCCGCATCTGGCGCAGGATCCGGTGGTGGGTGCCGCCAGCATTATCATGGCGCTGCAAACCGTGGTGGCGCGTAATGTGCCACCCGATCAGACGGCGGTAATTACCATCGGCATGCTGCAAGGCGGCAAAGCGCTGAATGTGATCCCTGCAGAAGTGCAGTTAAGGCTAAGCGTACGCAGCTTCGACGGTCATTCGCGCGCTGCTGCGCCAGCGTATACCGACATTGTGCAGTTACAGTCGGCTAGTCTGGGATTAAGCGCCGAGATTAATTATATCGAGGGCTATCCGGTGGTCTGCAACAGCGAGGCGGAAACCTCCCTGGCGCTGCAGGTCGCCGCGGAACTGGTGGGCGAGGACAAGGTCGATGGCGAAATGGATTTGCTGACCGGGAGCGAGGATTTCGCTTACATGCTACAGGCGAGTCCCGGCTGTCTGATACGCATCAGTAACGGTGAAGCGCAAGCC from Sodalis glossinidius str. 'morsitans' includes these protein-coding regions:
- a CDS encoding M20 aminoacylase family protein, whose product is MTPPLNGATVADLSPWHDELIALRHHFHQHPELAFEEHHTAATIARQPGEYSYQVTTGVAGTGGVSTLRLGDANRAIGLRADMDALPISEENTFDYQSSESGKMHACGHDGHMTMLLGAARYLAATRRFNGTLHVIFQPAEERGFDSGAQRMVAEGLFDRFPCDAVFAMHNHPGRPCGQLMSRRGQFMAAGDRVFITVRGMGGYAARPHLAQDPVVGAASIIMALQTVVARNVPPDQTAVITIGMLQGGKALNVIPAEVQLRLSVRSFDGHSRAAAPAYTDIVQLQSASLGLSAEINYIEGYPVVCNSEAETSLALQVAAELVGEDKVDGEMDLLTGSEDFAYMLQASPGCLIRISNGEAQANKMLHNPGYDFNDNNLVLGAAYWSRLVERYLPPRTPL
- a CDS encoding LysR substrate-binding domain-containing protein, with product MIRQWAVEGLGIIMRSEWDVADALEEGKLVPLLPDWHPPDTNVVALTHQGAGLPERTRAFMRMMQEQFRPRRPGANGCRRRSVAAIKP